A genomic window from Bacillota bacterium includes:
- a CDS encoding alcohol dehydrogenase catalytic domain-containing protein gives MKAAVMLEPNKMAIQEVPAPKASGNEVVVRVRASGACGSDITIFRGRRAGMKYPHISGHEVAGEVVEVGPNVKRVKMGDRVALEPNIHDGTCPNCKRGLSILCDTKVIVGIDLPGCFSEYVKAPEDYWYKFPDSLSWEEGALIEPATVGVHAVYRSDVKIGDQVCVFGAGPIGILTMMAAKLAGAVVTMVDVVPDRMEAAKGFGAAHASDGQDLPEKYFDNVFEATGQPDAFLSALRITRRGGTIVTVGLGSKPVTFDLTAITRGELNVKGSVACNGYDFQRTIDLIASGQMPVKKMIDTVLPLEETEKGLKMMEDRIALKPIYVL, from the coding sequence ATGAAGGCAGCTGTCATGCTGGAGCCCAACAAAATGGCAATACAAGAGGTGCCGGCACCGAAGGCATCCGGGAACGAGGTGGTCGTCCGGGTACGCGCGTCCGGAGCGTGCGGGAGCGATATCACCATCTTCAGGGGACGCCGTGCGGGGATGAAGTACCCGCACATCTCGGGGCACGAGGTGGCGGGAGAGGTCGTCGAGGTCGGCCCGAACGTCAAGAGGGTGAAGATGGGCGACAGGGTCGCGCTCGAGCCCAACATCCATGACGGGACATGCCCGAACTGCAAGCGCGGGTTATCCATACTCTGCGACACCAAGGTAATCGTCGGCATCGACCTTCCGGGCTGTTTCTCCGAGTACGTCAAGGCGCCTGAGGACTACTGGTACAAGTTCCCGGACTCGCTGAGCTGGGAGGAAGGCGCCCTCATAGAGCCCGCCACCGTCGGTGTACACGCAGTCTACCGCTCCGACGTCAAGATTGGAGACCAGGTGTGCGTGTTCGGAGCGGGCCCCATCGGAATCCTCACGATGATGGCGGCAAAGCTCGCCGGCGCCGTCGTCACCATGGTCGACGTCGTTCCCGACAGGATGGAGGCGGCGAAGGGCTTCGGAGCCGCGCACGCCTCGGATGGCCAAGACCTTCCGGAAAAGTACTTCGACAACGTGTTCGAGGCCACGGGCCAGCCAGACGCGTTTCTGTCCGCACTCAGGATAACACGCCGGGGAGGCACGATCGTGACGGTGGGTCTCGGTTCCAAACCCGTCACGTTCGACCTGACCGCCATAACCAGGGGCGAGCTGAACGTAAAGGGGTCCGTCGCCTGCAACGGCTACGACTTCCAGAGGACGATCGACCTGATTGCTTCAGGGCAGATGCCCGTCAAGAAGATGATCGACACCGTGCTCCCACTGGAGGAGACCGAGAAAGGCCTCAAGATGATGGAAGACAGGATAGCACTCAAGCCGATCTATGTCCTCTAA
- a CDS encoding tripartite tricarboxylate transporter TctB family protein has translation MDKSRATLLVALGSILFSLFILHESTTMPDFGVSYKSPATMPVFIGIVMAISAILVGFEGHKSMPKREAGAPLFTWPKLSDPGFRRFLVIFVMTVLYVVAVPYLHFTITSIIFLGVTFYLYRIGSPLKMAAITLVSVFAIQFMFQNVFRTLLP, from the coding sequence GTGGACAAGTCGCGAGCCACCTTGCTGGTTGCGCTGGGAAGCATCCTGTTCAGCCTGTTCATCCTGCACGAATCGACAACAATGCCGGACTTCGGTGTCAGCTACAAGAGCCCCGCCACGATGCCGGTATTCATCGGGATCGTGATGGCCATATCGGCGATCCTGGTAGGGTTCGAAGGACACAAGTCCATGCCAAAGCGCGAGGCGGGCGCGCCGCTGTTCACCTGGCCGAAGCTGTCCGACCCGGGGTTCAGGCGTTTCCTTGTGATTTTCGTCATGACAGTTCTGTATGTCGTGGCGGTTCCCTACCTCCATTTCACGATCACGTCCATCATATTCCTCGGGGTGACATTCTACCTGTACCGGATAGGTTCACCGCTGAAAATGGCGGCGATCACGCTCGTGTCAGTGTTCGCGATACAGTTCATGTTCCAGAACGTTTTCCGCACGCTGCTTCCATGA
- a CDS encoding fumarate hydratase codes for MKEIHVDRIVETVRNLCIQACYDLPEDVLSALENAIKLEESDVGKELLAQLVDNARMAGRERIPICQDTGVTIVFVEMGQDVRIAGGSFTDAVNEGVSRGYREGYLRKSVVDDPIFVRKNSGDNTPASIYTDIVPGDSLRIIVMPKGTGSENMGAIKMLVPADGPDGIRKFVVETVDKAQSNPCPPIIVGVGVGGMMERAPLMAKKALLRKVGTPHPNPEIAALERKILEDINNLGIGPQGLGGRVTALAVHIETWATHIGAMPVAVNIQCHAARHAETVL; via the coding sequence TTGAAGGAGATCCATGTCGATCGGATCGTTGAGACCGTCAGGAATCTCTGCATCCAGGCGTGCTACGACCTGCCGGAGGACGTCCTCTCTGCCCTGGAGAACGCCATCAAACTCGAGGAGTCGGACGTCGGCAAGGAGCTCCTCGCGCAACTCGTGGACAACGCCCGGATGGCCGGGAGGGAACGCATCCCGATCTGCCAGGACACGGGCGTCACCATTGTGTTCGTCGAGATGGGGCAGGACGTGCGAATCGCCGGGGGCAGCTTCACCGATGCGGTGAACGAGGGTGTCAGCAGGGGTTATCGCGAGGGTTATCTCAGAAAATCGGTGGTCGACGACCCGATCTTCGTGAGGAAGAACTCGGGCGACAACACCCCCGCTTCAATCTACACGGACATCGTACCAGGGGACAGCCTCAGGATTATTGTGATGCCGAAGGGCACGGGAAGCGAAAACATGGGTGCCATCAAGATGCTGGTGCCCGCCGACGGCCCGGACGGGATCCGGAAATTCGTGGTTGAGACAGTGGACAAGGCCCAATCGAACCCATGTCCCCCCATCATTGTGGGGGTCGGGGTCGGGGGCATGATGGAACGTGCGCCCCTGATGGCCAAGAAGGCACTACTTAGAAAGGTTGGGACGCCGCACCCCAACCCGGAGATCGCGGCTCTCGAACGCAAGATCCTTGAAGACATCAACAACCTCGGTATCGGTCCCCAGGGGCTCGGAGGACGCGTGACCGCACTCGCCGTCCATATCGAAACCTGGGCCACACATATCGGCGCCATGCCTGTGGCCGTGAACATACAGTGCCACGCAGCAAGGCACGCCGAGACAGTATTGTGA
- a CDS encoding Gfo/Idh/MocA family oxidoreductase — MSKPKLAVFGLHHGFKHASDIRYGDFAELVAACGDTDLSRQRAAQLGVPLHETIDGCLDAVGSRIDGAVLALPNDLHWPVTRECARRGINVLVEKPIAGTVEDANRMIEAADKAGVKFLVGHHRRFSAKLRRARQEITGGGIGRLVGANVMWVAKKPDPYFQAEWRVTPEKGGGPLLINTIHDIDDLRFATGQDISWVFAKAVNIVRGNRVEDTVSISFGTTGGAVGTIFVSDGVPSPWFYESNARENLVFAMSFDNSYFFFGTTGSLAFPNLRKYWYDDPAMVGWNYQIKDEALPVPAVDPMTEEIIHFCKVIKGEEKPFVTGPDATVTLKAINAVKKSIAEGVPVEVE; from the coding sequence ATGTCCAAGCCTAAACTTGCAGTATTCGGCTTGCATCACGGTTTCAAGCACGCCAGCGACATCAGGTACGGCGATTTCGCGGAGCTCGTCGCAGCCTGCGGAGACACGGACCTGTCGAGGCAGAGGGCGGCGCAACTCGGAGTACCACTCCACGAGACAATTGATGGGTGCCTCGACGCCGTCGGCTCCAGGATAGACGGCGCGGTCCTCGCGCTTCCCAACGACCTCCACTGGCCGGTGACCCGCGAGTGCGCCAGGAGAGGCATAAACGTCCTCGTAGAGAAGCCCATTGCGGGCACGGTGGAGGATGCCAACAGGATGATCGAGGCGGCCGACAAGGCCGGCGTCAAGTTCCTCGTCGGCCACCACAGGCGGTTCTCGGCCAAGCTGCGCAGGGCCAGGCAGGAGATCACCGGAGGAGGCATCGGCCGCCTGGTCGGGGCGAACGTGATGTGGGTGGCCAAGAAGCCTGACCCCTATTTCCAGGCCGAGTGGCGGGTGACCCCTGAAAAGGGTGGCGGACCGCTTCTGATCAACACGATCCACGATATCGACGATCTTCGCTTTGCAACCGGCCAGGACATATCGTGGGTATTCGCCAAGGCCGTCAACATCGTGAGGGGCAACAGGGTCGAGGATACGGTGAGCATCAGCTTCGGGACAACGGGTGGCGCGGTCGGCACCATATTCGTTTCGGACGGCGTGCCGTCCCCGTGGTTCTACGAGTCCAACGCCCGAGAGAACCTGGTTTTCGCAATGTCCTTCGACAACTCGTACTTCTTCTTCGGGACGACCGGCAGCCTGGCGTTCCCGAACTTGAGGAAGTACTGGTACGACGACCCCGCGATGGTGGGCTGGAACTACCAGATCAAGGATGAGGCCCTGCCTGTGCCCGCGGTGGACCCGATGACGGAGGAGATCATCCACTTCTGCAAGGTCATCAAGGGTGAGGAGAAGCCGTTCGTGACCGGTCCGGATGCGACTGTCACCCTCAAGGCGATCAATGCCGTAAAGAAGTCAATCGCCGAGGGAGTACCGGTGGAGGTCGAGTAG
- a CDS encoding fumarylacetoacetate hydrolase family protein translates to MLIARCEAGGRRFYAEVRDGLLYEIEGDVFGSFAATGRAVPLESARVLAPVDPGKVIGIGLNYLDHAREFKLDVPDEPIVFFKAPSSIIAHDEPIVLTSDRRTDYEGELAIIIKSAARNVPVEEAGRYILGYSCLNDVSDRILQKKDGQWCRAKSFDTFCPLGPYIATGIDASDLAITTTVNGEVRQSSRTSQMVFGPAHLVSFCSGFMTLMPGDVIATGTTSGIGRLSHGDVVEVTVERIGTLRNPVVRV, encoded by the coding sequence ATGCTTATCGCGCGGTGCGAGGCCGGCGGGAGGAGGTTTTACGCTGAGGTCCGCGATGGTTTACTCTACGAAATCGAGGGGGATGTGTTCGGCTCGTTCGCGGCCACCGGGCGCGCTGTTCCGCTCGAATCGGCGCGGGTACTCGCGCCGGTGGACCCGGGCAAAGTCATCGGGATCGGTTTGAACTACCTGGATCACGCGCGTGAGTTCAAACTCGATGTCCCCGACGAGCCGATCGTTTTCTTCAAGGCACCGAGCTCGATAATCGCGCACGATGAACCGATCGTGCTAACCTCGGACCGGAGGACGGATTACGAAGGCGAACTGGCCATAATCATCAAGAGTGCCGCTCGCAACGTCCCCGTGGAGGAGGCCGGCCGCTACATTCTCGGGTACTCCTGCCTGAACGACGTCAGCGACAGGATACTCCAGAAGAAGGACGGCCAGTGGTGCCGCGCCAAGTCATTCGACACGTTCTGCCCGCTAGGGCCGTATATCGCCACAGGTATTGACGCGAGCGACCTGGCCATCACGACGACCGTCAACGGCGAGGTAAGACAATCCTCGCGCACGTCCCAGATGGTGTTCGGCCCCGCGCATCTGGTGAGTTTCTGTTCCGGATTCATGACTCTCATGCCTGGCGACGTCATCGCGACCGGTACTACCTCCGGAATCGGGAGGCTCAGCCATGGAGACGTAGTTGAGGTGACTGTGGAGAGGATCGGCACCCTGAGGAACCCGGTTGTGAGGGTATGA
- a CDS encoding FAD-dependent oxidoreductase yields MKGTAYPNLFSEFTVGSFSARNRVVMAPMATNFATPDGGTSERLIQYYEARARGGTGTIIVENTNVDYPQGANGAVQLRLDEDRFIPGLSTLVERLHMYGARVVLQINHAGASTRKELACGLQPVAPSPIPASRGGEVPREITGAEMDAIVERFAQAAYRAKRAGFDSVEIHGGHSYLLAQFMSPLTNTRTDQYGGSLENRMRFPLAVVRAVRRAVGDGYTLFLRFSADEFVEGGRTAEEAVPIAIMFRDAGVDILHVSAGNGYSLPKQIEPMPYEEGWRVYLAAEIRKATGMPVITVGTIRNPEFADLVIREGSADLVAMGRGLIADPEWCNKAASGRQSDICPCISCNVGCAGSRIFGDVPLKCAVNPLAGREWLFRDAAGGAAGASVSAKRVVVVGGGPAGLTAAIYARKAGHDVTLLEQAESTGGQLNLAAVPPGKSKIGWFTAYLNRSAEKAGVAIRCGARVTANTLVDLGADAVVVATGSRPACPPVPGLASALSRSVVTAHEVLAGKVDVSGRRVVVCGGGLVGCETALYLAGMRNVVSVVEMLPEIGREVDPIYKEELLNKLEDLGVTFFPSRKIVTVQDGHLRVEPCDRQAAPEEIPFDLAVLALGAVPAHELYYEIQGLFPVVVRAGDCDRPGKIIDAVWQGFVAARSVTEAFLSQKS; encoded by the coding sequence GTGAAAGGGACAGCGTATCCAAACCTGTTCTCGGAGTTCACCGTTGGGTCTTTCTCAGCCAGGAACCGCGTCGTCATGGCTCCCATGGCCACGAACTTCGCCACGCCCGACGGTGGAACGAGCGAAAGGCTCATCCAGTACTACGAGGCGAGGGCGAGGGGCGGGACGGGGACCATTATTGTCGAGAACACCAACGTCGATTACCCACAGGGGGCTAATGGCGCCGTCCAGCTGCGCCTCGACGAGGACAGGTTCATCCCCGGACTCTCGACGCTGGTAGAGCGCTTGCACATGTACGGCGCCAGGGTTGTGTTGCAGATCAACCACGCGGGGGCCTCGACCAGGAAGGAACTCGCTTGCGGGTTACAGCCGGTGGCCCCCTCCCCCATTCCCGCAAGCCGCGGCGGCGAAGTGCCGAGGGAAATCACCGGAGCCGAGATGGATGCGATCGTCGAGAGGTTCGCCCAGGCCGCTTATCGGGCCAAGCGAGCGGGATTCGATTCCGTCGAAATCCACGGCGGGCATTCCTACCTGCTGGCGCAATTCATGTCACCCCTGACGAACACGAGGACCGACCAGTATGGTGGGTCCCTGGAAAACCGCATGAGGTTCCCGCTGGCGGTGGTACGGGCAGTGCGCCGCGCGGTGGGCGACGGCTACACCCTGTTCCTCCGGTTCAGCGCGGATGAGTTTGTCGAGGGCGGCAGGACGGCCGAAGAGGCAGTGCCCATAGCAATTATGTTCCGCGACGCCGGGGTGGACATCCTCCACGTGAGCGCGGGCAACGGTTACTCCTTGCCCAAGCAGATAGAGCCTATGCCGTACGAGGAGGGCTGGCGGGTCTACCTGGCGGCTGAGATACGGAAGGCCACGGGGATGCCCGTTATCACCGTGGGCACGATCCGCAACCCTGAGTTCGCGGATCTCGTCATAAGGGAGGGTTCGGCGGACCTCGTCGCCATGGGCAGGGGACTGATCGCCGATCCGGAGTGGTGCAACAAGGCGGCGTCGGGTCGCCAATCCGACATATGCCCGTGCATCTCGTGTAACGTGGGATGCGCCGGCAGCAGGATATTCGGTGACGTGCCGCTCAAGTGCGCGGTCAACCCACTTGCGGGCCGCGAGTGGCTGTTCCGCGACGCGGCCGGCGGTGCGGCCGGGGCGAGCGTCTCTGCAAAGCGGGTCGTAGTAGTAGGAGGCGGTCCCGCGGGCCTGACTGCCGCGATATACGCCAGGAAGGCAGGCCACGATGTGACGCTGCTCGAACAGGCTGAATCCACAGGCGGGCAGCTCAATTTGGCCGCGGTACCACCGGGCAAATCCAAGATCGGATGGTTCACCGCCTACCTGAACAGGTCCGCTGAAAAGGCGGGAGTGGCCATAAGATGCGGGGCGCGGGTCACCGCAAACACGCTGGTCGATCTCGGCGCGGACGCAGTAGTAGTGGCGACCGGCTCGCGACCCGCGTGTCCCCCGGTACCGGGCCTGGCGTCGGCCTTATCGCGCAGCGTGGTGACGGCGCATGAGGTGTTGGCCGGGAAGGTCGACGTGTCGGGGCGTCGAGTTGTGGTCTGCGGCGGGGGACTGGTCGGATGCGAGACCGCCCTCTACCTCGCAGGCATGAGGAACGTCGTTTCTGTGGTGGAGATGCTCCCCGAAATCGGGCGCGAAGTCGACCCGATCTACAAGGAGGAACTGCTCAATAAACTCGAGGACCTCGGCGTTACATTCTTTCCATCGCGAAAGATCGTGACTGTCCAGGACGGCCACCTCAGGGTGGAGCCGTGCGACAGACAGGCCGCGCCTGAAGAGATACCCTTCGACCTGGCGGTGCTGGCGCTTGGCGCTGTACCGGCCCACGAGCTGTACTACGAGATTCAGGGACTTTTTCCCGTGGTCGTCCGGGCCGGCGACTGTGACAGGCCAGGGAAGATCATCGATGCCGTCTGGCAGGGGTTCGTGGCCGCCCGTTCAGTAACCGAGGCTTTCCTGTCACAGAAGTCTTGA
- a CDS encoding tripartite tricarboxylate transporter permease produces the protein MTMTFTEVILAVLSPKNLFLIAAGVYSGIIVGAIPGLTVTMAVALLVSLTYGWPMVEATALMMGIYAGGVYGGSWSAILMNIPGAPAAVSTGFDGYPLAKRGEAGQAIGLATTQSFVGGLLGIAALAFGAPVVANFALGFGPQEYFLLTMFGMAILGYLSGTSLPRGILAAAFGVFFGLVGMDPVYGTGRFTFHNVYLLGGVHFIPILIGLFGLSEVFYQMKQDVQGEVTTTVGSVIPKFSMMVKNMWLTLRCAVIGVFIGALPGVGGDVAALTAYAHAKQTVRNPSRPFGEGAYEGVIAPETANNACIGGALIPMITLGIPGDAVTAVLLGAMYIHGLKPGPMVMLESRSFFWLVVASSFIANIFMVLLGLGTVGYCSRIIMVKKEILMPIVVLFSLLGSFVVENNIFHVIIAMVFGILGYFMKTLDIPVGPMVLGVILGPMADVSLRRALIIADESIPRLLWSFVTRPISLVLALALVWILLGETPLFRIMKSRLFPAAGGARG, from the coding sequence ATGACTATGACCTTTACCGAGGTCATACTCGCGGTGCTCAGCCCGAAGAACCTATTCCTCATCGCCGCCGGAGTCTACTCCGGCATCATCGTGGGCGCCATCCCGGGACTGACGGTGACGATGGCGGTGGCGCTGCTGGTTTCCCTCACGTACGGGTGGCCCATGGTGGAGGCCACCGCCTTGATGATGGGGATCTACGCTGGTGGCGTGTACGGCGGCTCGTGGTCGGCTATCCTGATGAACATACCCGGAGCCCCTGCCGCGGTATCAACGGGGTTTGACGGCTACCCGCTAGCCAAGCGTGGCGAAGCAGGCCAGGCCATAGGTCTCGCTACCACCCAATCGTTCGTGGGCGGGCTGCTCGGAATCGCGGCTCTGGCCTTCGGCGCCCCGGTGGTTGCCAACTTCGCCCTGGGATTCGGTCCGCAGGAGTATTTCCTCCTGACGATGTTTGGTATGGCTATACTGGGTTACCTCTCGGGGACCTCACTCCCGAGGGGAATCCTGGCAGCGGCCTTCGGGGTGTTTTTCGGTCTGGTAGGAATGGACCCCGTGTACGGCACGGGGCGGTTTACGTTCCACAACGTGTACCTCCTGGGTGGAGTCCACTTCATCCCCATCCTGATCGGCCTCTTCGGGCTTTCCGAAGTCTTTTACCAGATGAAACAGGACGTCCAGGGCGAAGTGACCACGACGGTCGGTAGCGTCATCCCCAAGTTCTCGATGATGGTCAAGAACATGTGGCTGACACTCCGGTGTGCAGTAATCGGCGTATTCATCGGCGCGCTGCCTGGTGTGGGCGGGGATGTGGCGGCCCTCACGGCGTACGCCCACGCGAAACAGACGGTCAGGAACCCAAGCAGGCCATTCGGTGAGGGGGCCTACGAAGGCGTTATCGCGCCTGAGACAGCCAATAACGCCTGTATAGGCGGGGCGCTGATACCGATGATCACCCTCGGCATACCGGGTGACGCCGTTACCGCCGTGCTGCTCGGCGCGATGTATATTCATGGGCTTAAACCCGGTCCGATGGTGATGCTCGAATCGAGGAGCTTCTTCTGGCTGGTTGTGGCGAGTTCGTTCATCGCCAACATCTTCATGGTGCTGCTGGGGCTCGGCACGGTCGGGTACTGCTCGAGGATCATCATGGTCAAGAAAGAGATACTGATGCCCATCGTGGTGCTGTTCAGCCTGCTCGGATCGTTCGTCGTCGAAAACAACATCTTCCACGTCATCATCGCGATGGTGTTCGGTATACTCGGGTATTTCATGAAGACCCTGGACATCCCCGTCGGCCCAATGGTCCTCGGGGTCATCCTGGGACCCATGGCCGACGTGTCCCTGCGAAGGGCGCTCATCATCGCCGATGAAAGCATACCCCGCCTACTGTGGTCGTTCGTGACGCGGCCGATCAGCCTGGTGCTCGCCCTTGCGCTGGTATGGATACTCCTCGGGGAGACGCCCCTGTTCAGGATCATGAAGTCGAGGTTGTTCCCTGCCGCGGGCGGAGCACGCGGTTGA
- a CDS encoding Fe-S-containing hydro-lyase, whose product MLMRKLTTPLTDSVARDLRSGESVLISGVIYTARDAAHKRLVDMLDAGKDLPMDIRGQIIYYVGPCPPKPGQAIGSCGPTTSGRMDAYTPRLLEAGLKGMIGKGLRKQPVVDAMKKHGAVYFIALGGAGALLAKRVTKADVIAFPDLGPEAIYRLEVSDFPVVVGIDSLGNNLYVEGTSRYRIAPV is encoded by the coding sequence ATGTTAATGCGAAAGCTGACGACACCGCTTACGGATTCCGTGGCTCGCGATCTCCGCTCCGGTGAGAGCGTTCTCATATCCGGCGTGATATACACCGCCAGGGATGCGGCTCACAAACGACTCGTGGACATGCTGGACGCTGGTAAGGACCTTCCCATGGATATCCGCGGGCAGATCATCTACTACGTCGGTCCGTGTCCGCCGAAGCCCGGGCAGGCCATAGGTTCGTGCGGGCCGACAACCAGCGGCCGTATGGACGCGTACACGCCCAGGCTGCTCGAGGCCGGCCTCAAAGGCATGATCGGGAAAGGTCTTAGGAAGCAACCCGTCGTGGACGCCATGAAGAAGCACGGCGCCGTTTACTTCATCGCCCTCGGCGGCGCGGGGGCGTTGCTGGCGAAGCGCGTCACGAAAGCCGACGTAATCGCATTCCCCGACCTTGGACCCGAGGCCATATACAGGCTCGAGGTAAGCGACTTTCCCGTCGTCGTCGGCATTGACTCGCTGGGGAACAATCTCTACGTCGAGGGGACCAGCCGTTACAGGATCGCTCCCGTTTAG
- a CDS encoding tripartite tricarboxylate transporter substrate binding protein yields the protein MSWKSIGSKLLLGLVCVSLVATLAGCGGTTAKYPEKPMTLVLGWAAGGMTDRVMRFIGPIAEKELGQPFVITNMPGATSAIAMQHVFSQKPDGYTILGGSENPALFQVLDVSPRNYDEYDPIMLLAMSIPCIVVEANAPWKDIKEFIAAAKAKPGGIKLGNTGIGGQPHVTGSMMKAGLGVEFAMVPYDGEGPTVTATIGKHVDFTIAGATAAVENMRAGKIRILATFTNEKVPLLPGVPALGEEFPEMKKYLPWGAWYGVFVKKGTPQNVKDRLTAAFKKAIEDPKWKEFTTQMVANPLSLSGDDAVKFIKKWQSVTTWTLHEAGAAKKSPADFNIPKP from the coding sequence ATGTCCTGGAAGAGCATCGGTTCCAAGTTGCTCCTCGGTCTAGTGTGCGTGAGTCTCGTGGCAACCCTCGCGGGGTGCGGCGGCACGACCGCGAAGTACCCGGAGAAACCGATGACCCTCGTCCTTGGGTGGGCGGCAGGCGGCATGACGGACCGCGTTATGAGGTTCATCGGCCCCATCGCCGAGAAGGAACTCGGACAGCCGTTCGTCATAACCAACATGCCGGGCGCGACCAGCGCAATCGCAATGCAGCATGTCTTCTCCCAGAAGCCTGATGGATACACGATACTCGGCGGGTCGGAGAACCCCGCGCTGTTCCAGGTGCTCGACGTTTCGCCCAGGAACTACGACGAGTACGACCCGATCATGCTGCTGGCCATGTCGATACCGTGCATCGTCGTCGAGGCCAACGCACCGTGGAAGGATATCAAGGAGTTTATCGCAGCCGCGAAGGCCAAGCCCGGGGGGATCAAACTGGGCAACACGGGCATAGGCGGTCAACCGCACGTCACCGGGTCCATGATGAAGGCCGGTCTCGGAGTTGAGTTCGCCATGGTCCCGTACGACGGTGAGGGCCCGACGGTCACGGCGACCATAGGCAAGCATGTCGACTTCACGATAGCCGGCGCGACCGCGGCCGTGGAGAACATGAGGGCCGGCAAGATCAGGATCCTCGCCACGTTCACGAACGAGAAGGTCCCGCTGCTCCCCGGCGTCCCTGCTCTGGGCGAGGAATTCCCCGAGATGAAGAAGTATCTCCCCTGGGGCGCCTGGTACGGCGTCTTCGTCAAGAAAGGCACGCCGCAGAACGTCAAGGACAGGCTGACCGCCGCGTTCAAGAAGGCGATCGAGGACCCCAAATGGAAGGAATTCACGACGCAGATGGTAGCGAACCCGCTCTCACTGTCGGGTGACGATGCCGTCAAGTTCATCAAGAAGTGGCAATCGGTGACCACCTGGACCCTGCATGAGGCGGGCGCCGCCAAGAAGTCGCCTGCCGACTTCAACATTCCCAAACCGTAG
- a CDS encoding C4-dicarboxylate ABC transporter permease — protein sequence MTLSEVILTVLNPKIVFLIASGVYSGIIIGAIPGLTVTMAVALLVSLTYGWPMVEATALMMGIYAGGVYGGSWSAILMNIPGAPAAVSTGFDGYPLAQMGEAGPAIGLATTQSFLGGILGIAALAFGAPVVAEFALRFGPQEYFLLTMFGMVILGYLSGASLQRGILSAAFGVFFGLVGMDPVYGTGRFTFGNVYLLAGVHFIPILIGLFGLSEVFYQMKQDVKGEVASVAGRVVPGLSQMIKYLGVTVRSAITGVFIGALPGVGGDVAALTAYAQAKRTVKNPSRPFGQGAYEGVIAAETANNACIGGALIPMITLGIPGDAVTAVILGAMYIHGLKPGPMVMLESRSFFWLIVASSLVANVFMIILGLATVGYCARVIMIQREILMPIVVLFSLLGAFVVENNMFHLILALIFGILGYVMKSLDFPVGPMVLGVILGPLADVSLRRALIIVDESIPALLRSFLTRPISLILVIALVWMLLGETPVFRLIKARLTRGGSTTAES from the coding sequence ATGACCTTGAGTGAGGTCATCCTCACCGTACTCAATCCAAAGATCGTGTTCCTCATCGCTTCGGGCGTGTATTCAGGCATCATCATCGGGGCGATCCCGGGTCTGACGGTGACAATGGCGGTGGCCCTGCTGGTGTCATTAACATACGGCTGGCCCATGGTCGAGGCGACCGCCTTGATGATGGGCATCTATGCCGGGGGAGTCTACGGGGGTTCGTGGTCGGCCATACTCATGAACATACCCGGAGCCCCCGCGGCAGTCTCAACCGGCTTCGATGGATACCCCCTGGCGCAAATGGGCGAGGCGGGGCCTGCGATAGGCCTGGCAACCACGCAGTCGTTCCTTGGCGGGATACTGGGTATAGCGGCGCTCGCTTTCGGCGCTCCAGTCGTGGCGGAATTCGCGCTCAGGTTCGGACCTCAGGAGTATTTCCTGCTGACAATGTTCGGCATGGTCATCCTGGGGTATCTCTCCGGGGCGTCCCTGCAGAGGGGGATCCTCTCAGCTGCCTTCGGCGTGTTTTTCGGACTGGTCGGAATGGACCCGGTGTACGGCACCGGGCGCTTCACGTTCGGCAACGTTTACCTGCTCGCGGGCGTCCACTTCATCCCGATCCTCATCGGGCTGTTCGGGTTGTCCGAGGTTTTCTACCAGATGAAGCAGGACGTCAAGGGCGAGGTCGCCTCGGTTGCGGGCAGAGTTGTTCCAGGACTGTCCCAGATGATAAAGTACTTGGGCGTGACCGTAAGGTCCGCGATTACCGGTGTGTTCATCGGCGCGCTGCCGGGCGTCGGCGGGGACGTGGCAGCCCTGACCGCCTATGCGCAGGCGAAGCGCACGGTGAAGAACCCCAGCAGGCCCTTCGGACAGGGGGCGTACGAAGGCGTGATAGCGGCCGAGACGGCAAACAACGCATGTATTGGCGGCGCCCTGATCCCGATGATCACACTGGGAATACCGGGTGACGCCGTCACGGCGGTCATACTGGGCGCGATGTACATTCACGGGCTCAAACCCGGTCCGATGGTTATGCTCGAGTCGAGGAGCTTCTTCTGGCTAATCGTCGCCAGTTCGCTCGTCGCCAACGTGTTCATGATTATCCTCGGCCTGGCCACAGTCGGCTACTGCGCCAGGGTCATCATGATCCAGAGAGAAATCCTCATGCCTATCGTGGTCCTCTTTAGCCTGCTGGGTGCGTTCGTGGTCGAGAACAACATGTTCCACCTCATCCTGGCGCTCATCTTCGGAATCCTCGGGTATGTAATGAAGAGCCTCGATTTTCCTGTCGGTCCGATGGTGCTCGGGGTGATTCTGGGACCGCTCGCGGACGTTTCGCTGAGAAGGGCGCTGATCATCGTCGACGAAAGCATCCCTGCCTTGCTGCGGTCATTCCTGACGAGGCCGATCAGCCTCATCCTGGTAATCGCCCTGGTCTGGATGTTACTGGGCGAAACCCCGGTGTTCAGGTTGATCAAGGCGCGGCTCACGCGAGGCGGGAGCACCACGGCGGAGAGCTGA